A DNA window from Paenibacillus sp. HWE-109 contains the following coding sequences:
- a CDS encoding ABC transporter ATP-binding protein, whose amino-acid sequence MITCEGLVKIYKTDEIEVVALQGLNIQIDAGELMAIIGNSGSGKSTLLNILGGLDRPSAGQVKVGDWDLLKITDKQLVDYKRHTVGFIWQNNARNLVSYLTALENVEMPMMLSGNYDPVYAKQLLEWVGLSHRMNNKLQELSGGEQQRVAIAISLANRPRLLLADEPTGSVDTKTADMILAIFQRLNKELGVTIVIVTHDLSMAGKVGRVVAIRDGMTSSEFIARNSAMTTDDGSGTGLAGDDHEEYVVLDRAGRLQVPKAYLTALQIDGKASMEFDGEKIMIKAPKVITASEGTAPNSHTVGGKTK is encoded by the coding sequence ATGATCACTTGCGAAGGCTTAGTCAAAATTTATAAAACAGATGAGATCGAAGTTGTAGCTTTGCAAGGGCTGAACATTCAAATCGACGCCGGTGAGCTGATGGCGATCATCGGAAACAGCGGTAGCGGCAAGTCCACCTTGCTGAACATTCTGGGAGGACTTGATCGCCCTTCTGCCGGACAGGTGAAGGTCGGAGATTGGGATTTATTAAAGATTACGGACAAACAGTTAGTCGACTACAAACGACATACGGTTGGCTTTATCTGGCAAAATAATGCGCGCAATTTAGTTTCTTATTTAACGGCCCTAGAAAATGTGGAAATGCCAATGATGCTAAGCGGCAACTATGATCCAGTCTATGCGAAGCAGTTGCTGGAATGGGTCGGTTTAAGCCACCGCATGAACAACAAGCTGCAAGAATTGTCTGGCGGTGAGCAGCAGCGTGTAGCCATTGCGATATCGCTTGCGAATCGCCCGCGCTTGCTTCTCGCTGATGAGCCAACGGGTTCCGTAGATACGAAGACAGCGGATATGATTTTAGCTATTTTTCAGCGTCTGAATAAGGAACTTGGCGTGACGATTGTAATTGTCACCCATGATTTATCTATGGCAGGGAAAGTTGGCAGAGTCGTTGCCATTCGTGATGGGATGACAAGCTCGGAATTTATTGCGAGGAATTCTGCGATGACGACCGATGATGGTTCAGGAACAGGGCTTGCCGGTGATGATCATGAAGAGTATGTGGTCCTCGACCGGGCAGGAAGACTTCAGGTTCCCAAGGCTTACTTAACGGCTCTGCAAATCGATGGCAAAGCCTCGATGGAATTTGATGGCGAGAAAATAATGATTAAAGCACCCAAAGTGATAACTGCGAGTGAGGGAACAGCACCCAATTCACATACTGTTGGAGGGAAAACGAAATGA